A region from the Streptomyces lydicus genome encodes:
- a CDS encoding nucleoside hydrolase yields MPTPIILDCDPGHDDAMAILLAVGDPRVDLRAVTTSAGNQTVEKTALNARRMCSLAKAFDVPVAAGYLKPLTGRLLIGDDVHGETGLDGWDFPEPEVPLHSAHAVDLIHHLLADSPEPLTLVVTGPQTNIAGLLARHPRDREKIKEIVCMGGATHRGNTLPYSEYNILVDPEAAHEVLASGIPLTYCGLNVTHQAPVTREVLQRITDVGTHIGKASAALLAFRSSTYDQIWDLPDAPLHDPVAIARVLDASLVECVEAPVSIELHGEFTRGATVIDLYGVTGRTANARVATRLDTERFWDVFIAALTALG; encoded by the coding sequence ATGCCCACCCCCATCATCCTGGACTGCGACCCCGGCCACGACGACGCGATGGCCATCCTGCTCGCCGTCGGCGACCCCCGCGTGGACCTCAGGGCGGTCACCACCAGCGCGGGCAACCAGACCGTGGAGAAGACCGCCCTGAACGCACGGCGCATGTGCTCCCTGGCCAAAGCCTTCGACGTACCCGTCGCCGCCGGATACCTCAAGCCGCTGACCGGCAGGCTGCTGATCGGCGACGACGTGCACGGCGAAACCGGCCTGGACGGCTGGGACTTCCCGGAACCTGAGGTGCCGCTCCACTCCGCACATGCCGTGGACCTCATCCACCACCTGCTGGCCGACAGCCCCGAACCCCTCACCCTGGTGGTCACCGGACCCCAGACGAACATCGCGGGACTCCTCGCCCGCCACCCCCGGGACAGGGAGAAGATCAAGGAAATCGTGTGCATGGGCGGGGCCACGCACCGCGGCAACACCCTGCCCTACTCGGAGTACAACATCCTGGTCGACCCCGAGGCCGCCCACGAAGTACTCGCCAGCGGCATCCCCCTGACGTACTGCGGCCTCAATGTCACGCATCAGGCGCCGGTCACCCGCGAGGTGCTGCAGCGGATCACCGACGTGGGCACGCACATCGGCAAGGCGTCCGCAGCCCTCCTCGCCTTCCGCTCCAGCACCTACGACCAGATCTGGGATCTGCCCGACGCGCCGCTCCACGACCCCGTCGCCATCGCCCGGGTGCTCGACGCGAGCCTCGTGGAATGCGTCGAGGCCCCCGTCTCGATCGAACTGCACGGGGAGTTCACCCGCGGCGCGACCGTGATCGACCTCTACGGTGTCACCGGCAGGACCGCCAACGCCCGGGTGGCGACGCGGCTGGACACCGAA
- a CDS encoding glycosyltransferase family 4 protein, with the protein MRIVHVHWTGLPVTGGVESHLSAVVGQLGALACEVHAVVGTPDSPGCDYDPVLDIGEPFVPGRATAISAICALTARCLDADVVHWHNPQWHKPEVVTAVVERLRERRWRGRLVLDLHNIDERPEQWTFLATLPGRLVAHSAFVADEVRRRLPDAEVTVLALALPLEEAPFRLPAAGGTTVLQPSRMTRWKGSHLSLEASLTLLDEGADLHFVHAGTQHLIWPPGIPESLLERAGAWQEKGRVHFTHYRPQQSWAAIRASDIIIHPTIDRGAHGEPFSLSVAQAVICGRRIVASDSGNLPVLLGGYSAASLVPAGDLHALTGALREAVRQPPVVPTAGDRALARRLREGFATAGRRHLAFYRTLADTA; encoded by the coding sequence GTGCGTATCGTCCATGTCCACTGGACCGGACTGCCGGTCACCGGTGGGGTAGAGAGCCATCTGAGCGCAGTCGTCGGCCAGCTCGGCGCCCTGGCGTGCGAGGTCCATGCCGTCGTGGGCACACCGGACTCACCCGGCTGCGACTACGACCCGGTCCTCGACATCGGCGAGCCCTTCGTCCCCGGCCGAGCCACCGCGATCAGCGCAATCTGCGCACTCACCGCACGGTGTCTGGACGCCGACGTCGTGCACTGGCACAACCCGCAGTGGCACAAACCCGAGGTCGTGACCGCCGTCGTGGAGCGGCTGCGGGAGCGCCGGTGGCGCGGCCGTCTCGTCCTCGACCTGCACAACATCGACGAGCGGCCCGAACAGTGGACGTTCCTCGCCACTCTTCCCGGGCGCCTGGTCGCGCACTCCGCCTTCGTCGCCGACGAGGTCAGGCGCAGGCTGCCCGATGCCGAGGTCACCGTCCTCGCCCTTGCCCTGCCACTGGAGGAAGCCCCCTTCCGGCTGCCCGCGGCGGGCGGCACCACCGTGCTGCAACCCAGCAGGATGACCCGCTGGAAGGGCTCCCACCTGAGCCTGGAGGCGTCCTTGACCCTGCTGGACGAAGGCGCCGATCTGCACTTCGTCCACGCGGGAACCCAACACCTCATCTGGCCGCCCGGCATCCCCGAGTCCCTTCTGGAACGGGCCGGCGCCTGGCAGGAGAAGGGGCGCGTGCATTTCACCCACTACCGTCCGCAGCAGAGCTGGGCCGCGATCCGCGCGAGCGACATCATCATCCATCCGACCATCGACCGGGGCGCGCACGGAGAGCCCTTCTCGCTCTCCGTCGCACAGGCCGTCATCTGCGGACGCCGCATCGTCGCCAGCGACTCCGGGAACCTGCCGGTGCTGCTCGGCGGCTACTCGGCCGCCTCCCTCGTCCCCGCAGGCGACCTCCACGCTCTGACCGGCGCACTCCGAGAGGCCGTGCGGCAGCCGCCGGTCGTGCCGACGGCCGGCGACCGCGCCCTGGCCAGGCGCCTCCGTGAGGGCTTCGCGACCGCCGGCCGGCGCCACCTGGCCTTCTACCGGACCCTCGCCGACACGGCATAA
- a CDS encoding formylglycine-generating enzyme family protein produces MTSHIVHANLVDADINSLTDRAAMGLPEGYVEPRAERLRHFAQVAGHPPGRLAELVEDASLTLEHRLAAGTALALAGDPRIRWDAPDMLHVPGGRALLGTPEREVDALHADAARFGVQRSWVEKECPRHTLPLPAFGIAKYPVTNEEFALFLKDTGHSVIPSNWNYGRFDPAAANHPVYTVTAHCADAYAHWLSERTGRRFRLPTEQEWEYAAAGPEGRRHPWGNTWSAPAANTLETGLLMTSPVGAFPEGRSWCGALDMAGNVEEYTSSTYGPYPGGEVVHDDLYVRLGAYRIARGGAFNRFRDLARCQRRHGPYPRSLYAMGFRLAEDVSASGED; encoded by the coding sequence GTGACGTCCCACATTGTGCACGCGAACCTGGTCGACGCCGATATCAACTCCCTGACCGACAGAGCGGCCATGGGGCTGCCCGAGGGGTACGTGGAACCCAGAGCGGAGCGTCTTCGGCACTTCGCTCAGGTGGCCGGCCATCCGCCGGGCCGGCTGGCCGAGCTGGTCGAGGACGCTTCACTCACCCTCGAACACCGTCTGGCGGCCGGCACTGCCCTGGCTCTCGCGGGCGACCCCCGGATTCGCTGGGACGCCCCGGACATGCTGCACGTACCCGGGGGCCGGGCACTCCTCGGAACGCCGGAGCGCGAGGTCGACGCACTGCACGCCGACGCCGCCCGGTTCGGCGTGCAGCGGTCCTGGGTGGAGAAGGAATGTCCCCGCCACACCCTCCCGCTCCCGGCCTTCGGCATCGCCAAGTACCCGGTGACCAATGAGGAGTTCGCCCTCTTCCTCAAGGACACCGGCCATTCCGTGATCCCGAGCAACTGGAACTACGGCCGCTTCGACCCCGCCGCCGCCAACCATCCCGTGTACACGGTCACGGCACACTGCGCCGACGCCTACGCGCACTGGCTCAGCGAGCGCACCGGCCGCCGCTTCCGTCTGCCCACCGAGCAGGAATGGGAGTACGCCGCAGCGGGGCCGGAGGGACGGCGCCACCCCTGGGGCAACACCTGGAGCGCCCCGGCGGCCAACACACTGGAGACCGGCCTGCTCATGACCAGCCCGGTCGGGGCCTTCCCCGAGGGCCGGTCGTGGTGCGGGGCCCTGGACATGGCGGGCAACGTCGAGGAGTACACCAGCAGCACCTATGGGCCGTACCCGGGCGGCGAAGTGGTGCACGACGACCTGTACGTGAGGCTCGGCGCCTACCGGATCGCCCGGGGCGGAGCCTTCAACCGGTTCCGCGATCTGGCCAGGTGCCAGCGCCGGCACGGCCCCTACCCGCGCTCGCTGTATGCGATGGGCTTCCGGCTGGCGGAGGACGTCTCGGCGTCCGGGGAGGACTGA
- the ribA gene encoding GTP cyclohydrolase II RibA, with translation MTTSDEIVVARLASAPVPVGSTLMQLTVFGQVGADGRETEEVVTLRTAAPRSESAAPPIARIHSACFTGDVLGSEKCDCGPQLSASLAAIVQSSNGVLVYMLRQEGRGIGLANKIRAYALQAAGHDTISANLALGFPAEGRDFRMAADCLRHLGITRVRLMTNNPEKVGQLAAQGIVVEDRLPLGGFRTPFNEAYLEVKDRLMGHLDALGTARPLTGLPVGVSPQGAP, from the coding sequence ATGACGACATCCGATGAGATCGTGGTGGCACGCCTTGCGAGTGCTCCCGTCCCGGTCGGTTCCACCCTCATGCAGCTGACCGTCTTCGGGCAGGTCGGCGCGGACGGCCGGGAGACGGAGGAAGTGGTCACCCTGCGGACGGCTGCGCCGCGGAGCGAATCCGCCGCCCCGCCGATCGCACGCATCCACAGCGCCTGCTTCACCGGAGACGTCCTCGGCTCCGAGAAGTGCGACTGCGGTCCCCAGCTGTCCGCGTCCCTGGCCGCCATCGTCCAGTCGTCCAACGGGGTTCTCGTCTACATGCTCCGCCAGGAAGGGCGGGGCATCGGCCTGGCGAACAAGATCCGCGCCTATGCGCTGCAAGCGGCGGGGCACGACACCATCAGCGCGAACCTCGCCCTCGGCTTCCCGGCGGAGGGCCGTGACTTCCGGATGGCCGCCGACTGCCTGCGGCATCTGGGCATCACCCGGGTCCGCCTCATGACCAACAACCCCGAGAAGGTCGGACAGCTCGCCGCCCAGGGGATCGTGGTCGAGGACCGGCTCCCGCTCGGCGGCTTCCGCACCCCCTTCAACGAGGCGTACCTCGAAGTCAAGGACCGGCTGATGGGCCACCTCGACGCACTGGGCACGGCACGTCCGCTCACCGGACTCCCCGTCGGCGTCTCACCGCAGGGGGCACCGTGA
- a CDS encoding WD40 repeat domain-containing protein, translated as MIKHASPISGIDAHGGLVVTAGYDNRVILWNASTRTALTEARHDHLANQCRFSASGRIVVTSSSDYSARLWSVPDLRLITVLTDQKDDVEMTVVSPDETRVATASRDHLARIYDLDGRLIHRLEGHEADVLSVEWVRDGAELVTTSDDGTVRRWDAAGGSLLSTIDLGDAETDTVAVLGVDRFALGNDEGELILIGPSGTRRHRVHDAGIKRLAYDAESGILLSSSYDRTVRLWRLDGETDPVHLLTSEVPADVWLRSCARLDATRWVFGTFGSSYAVFDRDTGSWDLTGVEPTPGLNAVASTPFGRFTVGDSGTVRRDDEVSAELGSCCNFVTPVAGTVVSGGQLGALYDARTGAVLHRHRSPLNCAAVHTSPDGDVLVVGTYTGEALVLRDELGTGLRLVGEHRIHENAVKGVAVQGDVLFSVCATGAARWHSLPDLKPVAGDDEAHARIANGAAALPDGRFVSVSRDLTLRIWTASGEQQDVVPTPHRNSIKCVAADPHTGLIATGGYHGRVAVYDLGAGAWVRDARPTTAGISALAAAGVPGRFLASSYDGQVYEIEAPAVVGSAGRSN; from the coding sequence ATGATTAAGCACGCATCGCCGATCAGCGGAATCGATGCCCACGGCGGACTCGTGGTGACCGCCGGCTATGACAACCGGGTCATTCTCTGGAATGCGTCGACCCGTACCGCCCTCACCGAGGCACGCCACGACCACCTCGCCAATCAGTGCCGGTTCTCCGCTTCCGGCCGCATCGTCGTGACATCGAGCAGCGACTATTCGGCCCGCTTATGGTCCGTGCCCGACCTGCGTCTCATCACGGTCCTCACGGACCAGAAGGACGACGTGGAGATGACGGTGGTCTCGCCCGACGAGACACGGGTGGCCACGGCCTCACGCGACCACCTCGCGCGGATCTACGACCTGGACGGACGCCTGATCCACCGCCTGGAGGGGCACGAGGCCGACGTCCTGTCGGTCGAATGGGTGCGGGACGGCGCCGAGTTGGTGACCACCAGCGACGACGGAACCGTACGCCGCTGGGACGCCGCCGGCGGATCACTGTTGAGCACCATCGACCTCGGGGACGCCGAGACGGACACGGTCGCGGTTCTGGGCGTGGACCGCTTCGCGCTCGGCAATGACGAGGGAGAGCTGATCCTGATCGGCCCGTCGGGCACCAGGCGCCACCGTGTCCACGACGCCGGGATCAAGCGGCTCGCCTACGACGCCGAGAGCGGCATTCTGCTCAGTTCCAGCTACGACCGCACGGTGCGGCTGTGGCGCCTGGACGGGGAGACGGACCCCGTCCACCTCCTGACGAGCGAGGTGCCGGCCGACGTCTGGCTGCGGTCCTGCGCCAGACTCGATGCCACCCGCTGGGTCTTCGGGACCTTCGGATCGAGTTACGCCGTCTTCGACCGGGACACCGGGAGCTGGGACCTGACCGGCGTCGAGCCCACACCGGGCCTGAACGCGGTCGCGAGTACCCCCTTCGGGCGGTTCACGGTCGGCGACAGCGGCACGGTCCGGCGCGATGACGAGGTGTCGGCCGAACTCGGCAGCTGCTGCAACTTCGTCACCCCGGTCGCGGGTACGGTCGTCAGCGGCGGCCAGCTCGGCGCCCTGTACGACGCGAGGACCGGGGCGGTGCTGCACCGGCACCGTTCCCCTCTCAACTGCGCGGCCGTACACACGTCACCGGACGGCGATGTGCTGGTCGTCGGCACCTACACCGGTGAGGCGCTCGTCCTGCGTGACGAGTTGGGGACCGGACTGAGACTGGTCGGCGAGCACCGCATCCACGAGAACGCCGTCAAGGGCGTGGCCGTCCAGGGCGATGTGCTCTTCAGCGTGTGCGCCACCGGTGCCGCGAGGTGGCATTCCCTGCCGGATCTGAAACCCGTCGCCGGCGACGACGAGGCGCACGCGCGGATAGCCAACGGCGCGGCGGCTCTTCCGGACGGACGTTTCGTGAGTGTGAGCCGCGACCTGACGCTGAGGATCTGGACCGCAAGCGGGGAGCAGCAGGACGTCGTGCCGACTCCGCACCGCAACAGCATCAAGTGCGTCGCGGCCGACCCGCACACCGGCCTGATCGCGACGGGCGGCTACCACGGCCGGGTCGCTGTCTATGACCTCGGGGCCGGTGCGTGGGTGCGCGACGCGCGGCCGACGACTGCCGGCATCTCGGCACTGGCTGCCGCCGGCGTGCCGGGGCGGTTCCTGGCCTCCTCCTACGACGGCCAGGTGTACGAGATCGAGGCGCCTGCGGTCGTCGGATCCGCCGGCCGGAGCAACTAG
- a CDS encoding questin oxidase family protein gives MDDLDGALQYLSDSGPEFGPGVSNHGPMAAEALGHLGHTDAIGAWVSSYRKLLYEDTYGRFHEITHDNWRPALGNMRLLGDWTEFFRRELGGAAWTDVLARWWPRLLPGFAAGGGHGVIRTGHAVRMLTEAHTPWRLEELARGLGYWAARYQELPEAPSTPRERDLAQAWEAVPRLRSDQGMGMIFRIRLETVWLEPDFAPAVDSLRPENDADAALSRLTRAAAGSYLTDDHKTPMAFVHALTTPAAVRLVLPSLPAGLHWPSVAAAVRFSAAIRSAYGTGHREHHPGEPAQDYATLAERALATEDPHAIKYVEACQREDQLSPAPAYAIAATDWVRRCETGSF, from the coding sequence GTGGACGATCTGGACGGCGCACTGCAGTACCTCAGCGACTCCGGGCCCGAGTTCGGCCCCGGCGTGAGCAACCACGGCCCCATGGCCGCCGAAGCCCTGGGACACCTCGGGCACACCGACGCGATCGGCGCCTGGGTGTCCTCGTACCGGAAACTCCTCTACGAGGACACCTACGGGCGTTTCCACGAGATCACCCACGACAACTGGCGCCCCGCCCTCGGCAACATGCGACTCCTCGGAGACTGGACCGAGTTCTTCCGGCGGGAACTCGGCGGCGCCGCCTGGACCGACGTCCTCGCCCGCTGGTGGCCGCGCCTGCTGCCGGGCTTCGCCGCAGGAGGAGGCCACGGCGTCATCCGCACCGGGCACGCGGTGCGGATGCTGACGGAGGCCCACACGCCGTGGCGTCTTGAGGAACTCGCCCGCGGACTGGGCTACTGGGCCGCCCGGTACCAGGAACTCCCCGAGGCACCGTCGACACCGCGTGAGCGGGACCTGGCGCAGGCGTGGGAGGCGGTACCGAGGCTGCGCAGCGACCAGGGCATGGGCATGATCTTCAGGATCCGGCTCGAAACGGTATGGCTCGAACCGGACTTCGCGCCGGCCGTGGACTCCCTCCGCCCCGAGAACGACGCCGACGCGGCGCTGAGCCGGCTCACCCGGGCCGCCGCCGGGAGCTATCTCACGGACGATCACAAAACCCCCATGGCCTTCGTCCACGCGCTCACCACACCTGCCGCGGTACGCCTGGTCCTGCCGAGTCTGCCCGCCGGACTCCACTGGCCCAGCGTCGCCGCCGCAGTCCGTTTCTCAGCGGCCATCCGCAGCGCCTACGGCACCGGGCACCGCGAGCACCACCCCGGGGAGCCGGCCCAGGACTACGCCACACTCGCCGAACGCGCCCTGGCGACCGAGGATCCGCACGCCATCAAATACGTGGAAGCCTGCCAACGCGAAGACCAACTCAGCCCCGCCCCGGCCTACGCCATCGCAGCGACCGACTGGGTCCGCCGCTGCGAGACCGGCTCCTTCTGA
- a CDS encoding TIGR03842 family LLM class F420-dependent oxidoreductase yields MDFGLVLQTDPPASEVVGLMKRAEAGGFTYGWTFDSCVLWQEPFVIYSRILAETSRLTVGPMVTNPGTRTWEVTASTFATLNDMYGNRTVCGIGRGDSAMRVAGRRPHTLARISEAMKAIRALGRGDEADLGGGTTVRFPWVQDGAQLPVWMAAYGPKALKMAGEEADGFILQLADPFLTEWMVKAVRAAAVAAGRAPSDVKICVAAPAYVTEDDSPRALAQAREQCRWFGGMVGNHVADLVTTYGSDSGMVPQELTDYIAAREGYDYAHHGRAGNPDTAFVPDEIVDRFCLVGPASAHVDKLLRLRELGVDQFALYAMHDAKEAVIDAYASAVIPVLNARPADQHQLTSPRQEQATTPA; encoded by the coding sequence ATGGACTTCGGACTCGTTCTGCAGACCGACCCGCCGGCCTCCGAGGTCGTCGGCCTCATGAAGCGCGCGGAGGCCGGAGGGTTCACCTACGGCTGGACCTTCGACTCGTGCGTGCTGTGGCAGGAACCGTTCGTCATCTACAGCCGCATCCTGGCCGAGACCAGCCGTCTCACGGTCGGCCCGATGGTCACGAACCCGGGCACCCGCACCTGGGAGGTCACCGCCTCCACCTTCGCCACCCTCAACGACATGTACGGCAACCGCACCGTGTGCGGGATCGGCCGCGGCGACTCCGCGATGCGGGTGGCGGGCCGCAGGCCCCACACCCTCGCGCGGATCAGCGAGGCCATGAAGGCCATCCGTGCGCTCGGCCGCGGCGACGAGGCGGACCTCGGCGGCGGCACGACGGTGCGGTTCCCCTGGGTGCAAGACGGTGCCCAACTGCCGGTCTGGATGGCCGCGTACGGGCCGAAGGCGCTCAAGATGGCGGGCGAGGAGGCCGACGGCTTCATCCTGCAGCTCGCCGACCCGTTCCTCACGGAGTGGATGGTGAAGGCGGTGCGCGCGGCCGCGGTGGCGGCAGGCCGTGCCCCCTCCGATGTCAAGATCTGCGTCGCGGCCCCCGCCTACGTCACCGAGGACGACTCACCCCGGGCGCTCGCGCAGGCGCGCGAACAGTGCCGCTGGTTCGGTGGCATGGTCGGCAACCATGTGGCCGACCTGGTGACCACCTACGGCAGCGACTCCGGCATGGTCCCGCAGGAGCTGACGGACTACATCGCAGCTCGCGAGGGCTACGACTACGCCCACCACGGCCGCGCGGGCAACCCCGACACCGCCTTCGTCCCCGACGAGATCGTGGACCGCTTCTGCCTCGTCGGCCCGGCGTCGGCACACGTGGACAAGCTGCTCAGGCTCCGGGAGCTGGGCGTCGACCAGTTCGCTCTGTACGCCATGCACGACGCGAAGGAAGCGGTGATCGACGCGTACGCGAGTGCCGTCATTCCCGTGCTGAACGCACGACCGGCGGATCAGCATCAGCTCACCAGTCCGCGCCAGGAACAGGCCACCACACCCGCGTGA
- the hydA gene encoding dihydropyrimidinase, protein MVSRTVVRGGLVITAADEIHADVLVEDGRIAALAAHGNPTAERWAQAADRILDATGRYVIPGGVDAHTHLDFPFGGTFSSDTFETGTRAAAWGGTTTLIDFAVQSRGKSLRAGLDTWHAKSDAQCAIDYAFHMILSDVNEHTLKEMDLLVAEGVTSFKLFTAYPGVFYSDDGQILRAMQRSADNGGLVMMHAENGIAIDVLVEQALAEGRTDPRYHGEVRKVLLEAEATHRTIQLARVAGAPLYVVHVSAEEALAEIAQARDKGLNVFGETCPQYLFLSTDNLAEPDFEGAKYVCSTPLRPREHQEALWRGLRTNDLQVVSTDHCPFCFQGQKELGRGDFSKIPNGLPGVENRMDLLHQAVVEGRISRRRWIEIACATPARMFGLYPKKGTIAPGADADLVIYDPTARQTLSAETHHMNVDYSAYEGKQLTGQVETVLSRGELVIDRREFTGRAGHGQYIPRGTCQYLI, encoded by the coding sequence ATGGTGAGCCGTACGGTCGTCCGGGGCGGACTGGTGATCACAGCCGCCGACGAGATCCACGCCGATGTCCTGGTGGAGGACGGGCGGATCGCCGCCCTCGCCGCACACGGCAACCCCACCGCCGAACGCTGGGCGCAGGCGGCGGACCGCATCCTCGACGCCACCGGCAGATACGTCATCCCGGGCGGCGTCGACGCCCACACCCACCTGGACTTCCCCTTCGGCGGGACCTTCTCCTCCGACACCTTCGAGACCGGGACCCGCGCCGCGGCCTGGGGCGGCACCACCACCCTGATCGACTTCGCGGTCCAGTCCCGCGGCAAGTCGCTCCGGGCCGGCCTGGACACCTGGCACGCCAAGTCCGACGCCCAGTGCGCCATCGACTACGCGTTCCACATGATCCTCTCGGACGTCAACGAGCACACCCTCAAGGAGATGGACCTCCTGGTGGCGGAGGGCGTCACCTCGTTCAAGCTGTTCACCGCCTACCCCGGCGTCTTCTACAGCGACGACGGGCAGATCCTGCGCGCGATGCAGCGCTCCGCCGACAACGGCGGACTGGTGATGATGCATGCCGAGAACGGCATCGCCATCGACGTCCTGGTCGAACAGGCGCTGGCCGAGGGGAGGACCGACCCGCGCTACCACGGCGAGGTCCGCAAGGTCCTCCTGGAGGCCGAGGCCACCCACCGCACCATCCAGCTGGCGCGGGTGGCCGGCGCACCGCTCTACGTCGTCCATGTCTCCGCCGAGGAAGCCCTCGCGGAGATCGCCCAGGCCCGCGACAAGGGGCTGAACGTCTTCGGCGAGACCTGCCCGCAGTATCTGTTCCTGTCCACGGACAACCTCGCCGAGCCGGACTTCGAGGGCGCCAAGTACGTCTGCTCCACGCCGCTGCGGCCGCGGGAGCATCAGGAGGCGTTGTGGCGCGGGCTGCGCACCAACGACCTCCAGGTGGTCTCCACCGACCACTGCCCCTTCTGCTTCCAGGGGCAGAAGGAGCTCGGCCGCGGCGACTTCTCCAAGATCCCCAACGGGTTGCCCGGCGTGGAGAACCGGATGGACCTCCTGCACCAGGCCGTCGTGGAGGGCCGGATCAGCCGCCGCCGCTGGATCGAGATCGCCTGCGCCACCCCGGCCCGGATGTTCGGCCTCTACCCGAAGAAGGGCACCATCGCCCCCGGCGCCGACGCCGACCTCGTCATCTACGATCCCACCGCCCGGCAGACCCTCTCGGCCGAGACCCACCACATGAACGTCGACTACTCGGCGTACGAGGGCAAGCAGCTCACCGGGCAGGTGGAAACGGTCCTCTCGCGGGGTGAACTCGTCATCGACCGGCGGGAGTTCACCGGCCGCGCGGGGCACGGCCAGTACATCCCGCGTGGCACCTGCCAGTACCTGATCTGA
- a CDS encoding ABC transporter substrate-binding protein, with translation MEHSTPWEFSDDRGRLAVAGDRPLRIVAYIQAGATLWDHGIRPVGLFGSQHDGAAPDPAKGGELPLAEIPYLGSGSALHPDTLLEAEPDLVVAVTYDGEQVYGLEPKTALELEAHVPVVTVAVGPGRSLAGVRERFAALAGSLGRGEPLGAARELDAAEDDLRQATGGAVRPRVLALSPAGPERVHLARPGSWPDLRALTEHGVGLLEPAAGAGVNWSTVGWAEAAAMAPDIVLGDVRANAARPQELRADEHWRAIEARARLLPWNPEAPCSRRAHTRFFTLLADTVREFAGTE, from the coding sequence ATGGAGCACAGCACACCGTGGGAGTTCTCCGACGACCGGGGGCGCCTTGCGGTGGCCGGGGACCGGCCGTTGCGGATCGTGGCGTACATACAGGCGGGGGCGACGCTGTGGGACCACGGCATACGTCCCGTGGGGCTCTTCGGGTCCCAGCACGACGGCGCCGCCCCCGACCCCGCGAAGGGCGGTGAGCTGCCGCTCGCGGAGATCCCCTACCTGGGTTCGGGCAGCGCGCTGCACCCGGACACCCTGCTGGAGGCGGAGCCGGACCTCGTCGTGGCCGTGACGTACGACGGTGAGCAGGTCTACGGCCTGGAGCCGAAGACCGCGCTGGAGCTGGAGGCGCATGTCCCGGTGGTGACGGTCGCGGTGGGCCCGGGGCGGAGCCTGGCCGGGGTGCGCGAACGGTTCGCGGCGCTCGCCGGTTCGCTGGGGCGGGGCGAACCGCTCGGCGCCGCACGCGAGTTGGACGCCGCGGAGGACGACCTGCGGCAGGCGACCGGCGGTGCGGTGCGGCCGCGGGTGCTGGCGCTGTCGCCCGCGGGTCCGGAGCGGGTGCACCTGGCCCGGCCCGGATCCTGGCCGGATCTGCGGGCGCTGACCGAACACGGCGTCGGACTGCTGGAGCCGGCCGCGGGCGCCGGGGTGAACTGGTCCACCGTCGGCTGGGCGGAGGCTGCGGCGATGGCCCCGGACATCGTGCTCGGGGACGTACGGGCCAACGCCGCCCGCCCGCAGGAGCTGCGGGCCGACGAGCACTGGCGCGCGATCGAGGCCCGGGCCCGGCTGCTGCCGTGGAACCCGGAGGCCCCGTGCAGCCGGCGTGCGCACACCCGGTTCTTCACCCTGCTGGCCGACACGGTGCGCGAGTTCGCCGGGACGGAGTGA